The genomic interval TGCGGTCGAGACGCTGGAGGTGCAGTTTGCCTGCTTCCGGCTCGGCGCGATCTTCGTGCCGCTCAACGTCCGCCTCACGGTGCACGAACTGTCCTATATCGTCGGCGATGCCGCGCCGCGGGTGCTGGCGCATGACGACGAGCTGGCACCGATGGCGGCGGAGTTGAAGGCTGCGTGCGGCGTGCCGCATCTGCTGGCGTTCGGTCCGGCCTATGAGACCGCTCTGGCGAGCTCGTCGCGTCTCGGTAACGCCGAGCCGGTAACGCTCGATGACGTTTCGACCATCATGTACACCTCCGGCACCACCGGAAAGCCGAAGGGTGCCATGATCACCCATGGGATGACCTTCATCAACGCGGTCAATCTCGGCATCCCGGCGTTCATTTCGCAGCGCACGGTGTTTCTCTGCGTGCTGCCGCTGTTCCACACCGGCGGGCTGAATTGCTACACCAATCCGGTGCTGCACGCCGGCGGCACCACCCTGCTGATGCGCGCATTCGATCCGGGCGCGGCGCTGTCGATTATCGGAGATCCGTCGGTCGGGCTGACGCATTTCTTCGGCGTGCCGTCGATCTATCAGTTCATGTGCCAGCATCCGGCGTTTGCGGCGACAGACTTGTCGCGGCTGCAGATCGCCGGCGTCGGCGGCGCACCGATGCCGGTGCCGCTGTTGAAGATCTGGCAGGAACGCGGCTGTGCCCTGGTCCAGGGCTACGGCATGACCGAGACCAGCCCGGCGGTGCTGATGCTCGATGCCGACGATGCCGCGCGCAAGGCCGGCTCGGCCGGCAAGCCGGTGCTGCACGCCGACCTGAAGATCGTCGGTCCTGATGGCGAGCCGGTGAAGCCGGGCGAGATGGGCGAACTCTGGGTGAAGGGCCCGAACATCACCCCCGGCTATTGGAATAGGCCGGACGCCAACCGCACCTCATTCACCGACGGCTGGCTGCACACCGGCGATGCCGCGCGCGTCGATGACGAAGGCTTCTACTACATCGTCGACCGCACCAAGGACATGTACATCTCGGGCGGCGAGAACGTGTATCCGGCCGAGGTCGAGGATGTGCTGTACCAGCTGCCGGAGATTGCCGAAGCGGCAGTGATCGGCGCGCCCGATCCACAATGGGGCGAAACCGGAGTCGCGGTGGTCGCGCTCAAACCCGGCCAAGAGCTGAGCGAGGCGAAACTGCTGGCGCATTGCCGCGAGCGGCTGGCGCGGTTCAAATGTCCGCAGCGCGTCAGTTTCGTCGAAGCATTGCCGCGCAACGCCACCGGCAAGGTGCATAAGCCGACGCTGCGCGAGCGCATCCTGGTTCGCGAGACCGCCGACGCGTGATCGCACTCCGCCGAAGCGGGCGCAGTTCATCGATCATGCGCCGGCGAGAGCGGTGCTGATCAGGTAAGCGCCTGCAATGACGCAAGCTCCAGCTCCGACTGAATCGGACCCGGAGCTTGCGACCGCTGTGCCGCTCGTCGTTGCGCAGCAGATGACGTGATCGGTGGCGCGTTACGCCTTGCCGGCGTAGAGGCGGCACCAGCCGTTCTCGCTGATCGGGCTTTCGACCGTGATGCATGAGCTCGGCGGCCGGAATTGGCGGCAAGTGCCGCAGCGCTTGGCACCGTTCGGCGACTCCTGATAGCCGGCATCCTTGTGAGAGGCCTTCTTGGTGACCTGGGCATTCGCCGCAGCCACGCCGGCGCCCAGCATCGCGGCGACGCCCGCGGCTCCGACGCCGGCCTTCAGCAGCTTGCGCCGCGACAGCGGCGGCTGGTCATTGCGTTTGTCGTTCATCGTCTGTCGTCCTCCCATCGTTGTTGACGTTGGTTGGTATCGGCCGGCGGCCACGTCTTTGCCGCCGGCCGCAAGCTCGCCGCGTTCGCATGCGAGCCGATCCTGTCGCGATGCGGCGCCGCATCGCGGCGCTGCCGCTCACCATTTGGCGTTGAGCGAGACCTGGAAGTACTGCGCGTCGTAGTTCGGATTGGTGGCGCCCATGTCGATCATCCGCGCCAGCGTGGTGTCGACCAGATACAAATAGGGCGACATCAGATCCTGCTGCCAATTGTCGACGCTGTTGCGCTCCCAGATGTAGCGCGCCTTGACGTAGACCTCACCGGTCCAGCCCAGCTTCGCCACGATCGACGGATCGATGGTGTGCTTCAGCGACGCATCGAGCCGTTGATAGTTGGTCGACACCGTTGGGAACGGCCGGTAGACAGTGCCGCCGGCATTCGCCAGCATCGCGTAGCCGTTATAGGGGCCGTAGTCCCAATCCTCGTGCGAGAACGAGATCGCATAGCCGAGCTTGAAATCGAGGACGCCGGGAATCAGCTCCAGCGTGCTGGCGATCAGGATGGTCTGCACCTTCTCGAGCGTGTTGCTGCCGAACGCATTGATCGGCGTGGCGTTGGGCAGGCCGGTGGCGGAGTTGGTCAGGGTGCCGCTGCCGACCTGGAAGCGATCATAGGTTTCGTACAGATACGACGCCTGGATCGAGGAGCCTGGCGTGAAGCTGTAGGTGACGTCGATGCCGGCGTTCCAGGTGTTGCTCTTCTTCAGGCCGAAGAACAGCGGATCGTCCGGGTAGTCCTCAAACCGCAGGCCGGCGGTCGGTGAAATCACGAAGTCCCGAAACACGCTGCCGGCCGGGCCGGAAATGTCGAGGAAGGCGTTGGCCTTGGTCTGGTTGCGGTTCGCCATATCGAACTTACGCATCAGCAAGTTGGTGCCGTTGTTGGCGGTGGCGCTGTAATAGGTGTCGCGCGCCATCGCCAGGCCGTCGTAATTGTCGTAGCGGCGTTCGGAATACTGGCCGCTGGTGCGCAGCGTCGCGATGTCGTGGACCTTGAAGTCCGCGGTCAGCTTGCCGATGAACTCGTTGGTGACGTTGGCGTCGCGGCGGGAGCGGTCCCACTGTTCCCAGCCGAACGTGCTGCCGAATGTGACCCACTTGGCAGGGCGCCACTGCATCTCGCCGCTGGCATTCTGCTTGGTGTAGGACATCGATAGCGACCGCCGCGGGATGCCGGCGGCGATGCCGGTGGCGGACGAATCCTCGACCACGTAATTCGGCATCAGCAGTTCCGGCGTCTGGTTGTCGTTGTCGTAGTAGCGATAGCGCGTGGTGGTGCGGAATTCCGGCGTCCACTGAGTCGTCGCGGTCGTGTTGTAAAGCGCGGTGTTGACCTCGCCATTGAGGCTTGAGGCTGGCAGCAGGAAGGTCGTGATGTTGGGATTCACGGTGAACGGCATGAAGGCTTCGTTCTGCCGCATCGTGGTGTATTGGAACGTGCTGTTCCAGCGCGTCTTGAACGGCAGATCGATGCCGGTGGTGACGCCGGTATTGTAGGCCTGATTGCTCGGCATCAGGCTGATCCGTGCCGCCGGCGAGAACACCCGCGGATTGGCGGGGTCGAAGAACGGATTCTGCACGGTGAACGAATTGAAGCTGTTGTCGTAGAGCGAAAATCCACCGCCGACCTGGACGTTGTAGTGACCGCCCCACGGCGTCGGACCGAAGTATTGGCCGCTGAGCTTGCCGATCTGGGTGGTGTCGTCGATCGGCCGCGGCGCCTGCATCTGCTGCAGCCCGGTGGCGGCGAGGCCGCCAATCGGAAAGCCCGCGATCTGCGTGCCTTCGCGGGTCTCGTGGGAGTAGCTGGCTTTGACGTCCCAGTTCGGGTCGGGGGTCCAGCGATAGGCTGCGCTGCCCTTGCGGCGATCGATGCCGACGTCGATCAGATTGGTCTTGCCGGCCAGCGCGTTGGTCACCGCGGCGCGCTGCGCGGCGGTGGTAGTAGTCGCAGGCGCCACGATCGACAAGCTGTTGCCGGGGATGGTGACCGGCGTGGTCAGCGTGGTGGTACCGACGCCGTTCCAGATGCTCAGCGCGCTGGTGTTGTAGAGATGCGGGATCTCGTCCCACCCCAGGGTGAGGTAGTGTTCGCCGGCTTTCGAGAAGTCGAAGACGTAGCGCTGGTTGTTGTTGCCGATGTTGTCGGCGCGGAGCTCGTTCCAGTAGGTGCCGTCCTTGGTCTGCAGCGTCATCCGCAGATATTCGGCGTAGAGTCCCGGCGCGATCCGGCCGTACTCTTCGAACTTCGAACGGTTGTTACGATCGCCGCCGCCGGCCGGATTGGTCGGCGATACCCAGGGCGTCGCCGATTTCGGCGGGCGCTGGATGAACGAGCGCCAGCCGGCTTCGAATTCGCCCGAATATGACCAGCCACCATGGGCCGCATCGAAATCGGGGATCGAGCGCGCCGGCTCCTCCTTGGCCGCCGTTTCGGCGGTCGCGCTCAACGGCATTGCGGTCACCACGGAGATTGCGGCGGACGTCAGCAGGAATTGCCTAAACGCCATTTCAAAGGCCCCCTTCGCGCGAGTCGTTCCATCACCCTTGGCGGCTTGTTGGTGTGGCGAGCGACGGCGGCCGCAGCCGTCGCTGTCCCCGGCCCCGAACTATCGATGCCAGCGCGATCCGGACGGCGCGTTGGAGCCGTGGATGTTGTTGTGACAATTCTGGCAGGCGTTCCCGACCGCCCAGCGCGCCGACGTCGGCAAACCTGGCTGGTTGTGCGGGTTGGTATGGCACTGCTGGCACAGCCGCTGCCGCGCAACGATCAGCAGCGACTCGTGGTTGGAGCCGTGCGGTTCGTGGCAGTTCAGGCAGTTCTCGCGGACCGGCGGATGTTCGAACAGGAACGGTCCGCGCTTGTCGGCGTGGCAGGTGTAGCAGGTGTCGTTGACGGTCGCCTCGCGCAGCAGCTTCTCGGTCGCGCTGCCGTGCGGGTTGTGACAATTGACGCAGGTGATTTTGGTTTCGCGGATCGGCATGTGCGAGCTGCGCTGCACCTGCGCCTTGCGATCCTTGTGGCACTGGAAGCAGGTGTCCATCACCTGCACGGTCTTGAGCTGGTTGCGCGGCGACACCTTGCGCATCACGGTGTGGCAGTTGACGCAGGCGAGGCCGCGGGTCTCGTGCTGCGATCCCTGCCAATAGGTCTGGTCGCCCTTCTCGTGGCAGCTCAGGCAGACGCTGTTCGCCTCGGCGACGTCGAAGCCGCGGCTGTCGGTCGGCCGGAACGAGCGGATGCCACCCTTCTCGCGGCCGCCGCCGCCATTGACGTGCGCCGAGCCGGGGCCGTGGCAGGTCTCGCATTCCATCTTGCCCTGCGGCGTGACCTTGCCGGACTTGATGTTGCGGCCCATCACGGTCTGCTGAAACTCGTCGAACAGGCCGGCGTGGCAGGTCTCGCACGGCTTGGAGCCGACGAAGTAACGGCCATCGGGATCGCCCGGTGCGGGCGCCACCATTGGCGCACGCCCGGCGGCCGCAGCCTTCGGCTCGCGTGTCGCCACCATCAGGACCGGCCGGGAATCATCCGCCTTGGCGGCGAGGATCTCGATGAAGCCGAACTGCTTCGGCTGCTCGATCGTGTCGTCGAAGTTTTCCAGCGCGACCCAGGTGGTCACCGTGGTGGCATCCCGGACCGGCTCGGGCATCTCCGCCACGTAGTCCGGCTCGCGGGCGAGCCGGGCCGCCAGCGTATGGCGGGTCGCGTGAGAGCGCAGGATGCGCTTTTCGCTGAGTGTGGCGAGGCGCAGCGAAGCCGCAAACCGCAGGGTCTGGTCGAGCTGCGGGCCACCGTCGATCTGCGGAAGCGCCAGCAAAGCCTCGATTGAACCGTGTCTGGCAAACCGCGTGTCGAAGCGCGGACCGGTTGCAGAACCGCCGTGAGGTGAACCGTGGGGTGAACCATGCGCGGAGGCGCTGTGGCCCGACATGCCCCCATGCCCGCCGCCATGTCCGTCACCGAGCGCTAGGCCGTGGGCTGGCACCGGCGTGAAGTTTGGCTCGGTCTTGCCGGCGTTCTGCAGGCCGCGCACGTAGTTGACCAGTGCATTGACCGACGGATCGACCGCGTCGACTTGGCCGTCATGCGGCAAGGCGGTGTGCTCGACCATCGCCGGCTCAGCGCCGGCTGGCCAGGTCCCCCAGGCCAGCGCAATCGATACGAACAGCGACGAGATCCAGCTCCGGCGGCCGCGCCGATTTTGGTCGCGCGCAGCCGCCGCCCCCCGAGAGCCCCCCATTGCGTCCCCCGCAAGTGCTCAAAGCACGATGATTTTTGTCAGCCACCATCGATCGCCGTCCACGTGTCGCGGGCGACGTCGAGCGAAGATCATTTCAGTTTGAAAAAGTCCGTTGGTGCAGGTTCAGCCTGCATCACGACGCTTGCCGGATCTGTCCGGGAAGTAATTAGTCACAATCTGTCATCAAAATTCACATGCCGTACTAAAACGCGTATTTGATCGAGATCAATTACTCACATCTGTTAGCATATGCAGCGAGTGAGCTGGGGTGCGGTGGTTGAGTAGTCGTCGCTGTCGCGACTAACTCACGATTGTAACTAATCAAATTGCACTGTGCGCAATGCAGCGCTGGTGCGGATCATGGTGCTCCGCGGTGGTCGAGGTTGTGGCGTTCTGTCGCAGGGGTTGAGCGCTGCGCGGATATGAAGTGCTCTTCATCGACTAATCGCTGCGGCAACATATTACTTATTGTCGTGTCCAGTCCCGTGTTTGGGGTGGTCAATTGATTATCATTGGCGAGAAAATGATGATTTCGACCTGCCGCAAGGTGCTCAGTGGTGGCGCTGGGTGCTTCTTTGTAATCAGGTGCCGTGGAGGCAGGAGCTTGGCCGCGAGCTTGTCGAACCGTTGCGCAACCGTGGGATCGGTAGATTGGTAAGTGCTCGCGCGGCCTCGGCCTATCAATCGGACGAGCCGACTTCTAGCGGCCCGCAGGTCTGCGAGCCGCGTTGCACAACTGGGAGACCCAAGGCCTAACGGTCGGCGAAGATGCGGTAGCGCTGGGGCTGCAGGCCGATCCGGTCGCCGACCTTGAGGGAGTGATCCCGCGGGGCGTCGATCTCGATCAGCGTATCGCCACCGAGGCCGCTCAGCACGATATCGGCGCGCTGCATCGGGCCGAACGCACGTACGGCTTTCACCGCACCTTCGAACACGCCGCTGCCGCTCGGGCCGACCGTCACGTCGTGGCGGCGGACGAACAGCTTCGACGGGCCGGCGGCGGTATCCTGGGCTGTGAGATCGAGGTCGCGGTCGCCGAGCCGAACCCGCCCGTCACGCACCTCGACCGGCAGCACGATCGACTCCCCGATGAAGCCGTGCACGAAGGCTGATGCCGGGCGCTCATAG from Rhodopseudomonas palustris carries:
- a CDS encoding acyl-CoA synthetase; translation: MSFAYFDWIAHHAEVRPERIAVVDLATSRAISYRAMDERVDRLAAHLATLGVGRGDRVAVLALNAVETLEVQFACFRLGAIFVPLNVRLTVHELSYIVGDAAPRVLAHDDELAPMAAELKAACGVPHLLAFGPAYETALASSSRLGNAEPVTLDDVSTIMYTSGTTGKPKGAMITHGMTFINAVNLGIPAFISQRTVFLCVLPLFHTGGLNCYTNPVLHAGGTTLLMRAFDPGAALSIIGDPSVGLTHFFGVPSIYQFMCQHPAFAATDLSRLQIAGVGGAPMPVPLLKIWQERGCALVQGYGMTETSPAVLMLDADDAARKAGSAGKPVLHADLKIVGPDGEPVKPGEMGELWVKGPNITPGYWNRPDANRTSFTDGWLHTGDAARVDDEGFYYIVDRTKDMYISGGENVYPAEVEDVLYQLPEIAEAAVIGAPDPQWGETGVAVVALKPGQELSEAKLLAHCRERLARFKCPQRVSFVEALPRNATGKVHKPTLRERILVRETADA
- a CDS encoding high potential iron sulfur protein gives rise to the protein MNDKRNDQPPLSRRKLLKAGVGAAGVAAMLGAGVAAANAQVTKKASHKDAGYQESPNGAKRCGTCRQFRPPSSCITVESPISENGWCRLYAGKA
- a CDS encoding MtrB/PioB family decaheme-associated outer membrane protein, with the translated sequence MAFRQFLLTSAAISVVTAMPLSATAETAAKEEPARSIPDFDAAHGGWSYSGEFEAGWRSFIQRPPKSATPWVSPTNPAGGGDRNNRSKFEEYGRIAPGLYAEYLRMTLQTKDGTYWNELRADNIGNNNQRYVFDFSKAGEHYLTLGWDEIPHLYNTSALSIWNGVGTTTLTTPVTIPGNSLSIVAPATTTTAAQRAAVTNALAGKTNLIDVGIDRRKGSAAYRWTPDPNWDVKASYSHETREGTQIAGFPIGGLAATGLQQMQAPRPIDDTTQIGKLSGQYFGPTPWGGHYNVQVGGGFSLYDNSFNSFTVQNPFFDPANPRVFSPAARISLMPSNQAYNTGVTTGIDLPFKTRWNSTFQYTTMRQNEAFMPFTVNPNITTFLLPASSLNGEVNTALYNTTATTQWTPEFRTTTRYRYYDNDNQTPELLMPNYVVEDSSATGIAAGIPRRSLSMSYTKQNASGEMQWRPAKWVTFGSTFGWEQWDRSRRDANVTNEFIGKLTADFKVHDIATLRTSGQYSERRYDNYDGLAMARDTYYSATANNGTNLLMRKFDMANRNQTKANAFLDISGPAGSVFRDFVISPTAGLRFEDYPDDPLFFGLKKSNTWNAGIDVTYSFTPGSSIQASYLYETYDRFQVGSGTLTNSATGLPNATPINAFGSNTLEKVQTILIASTLELIPGVLDFKLGYAISFSHEDWDYGPYNGYAMLANAGGTVYRPFPTVSTNYQRLDASLKHTIDPSIVAKLGWTGEVYVKARYIWERNSVDNWQQDLMSPYLYLVDTTLARMIDMGATNPNYDAQYFQVSLNAKW
- a CDS encoding DmsE family decaheme c-type cytochrome, producing MGGSRGAAAARDQNRRGRRSWISSLFVSIALAWGTWPAGAEPAMVEHTALPHDGQVDAVDPSVNALVNYVRGLQNAGKTEPNFTPVPAHGLALGDGHGGGHGGMSGHSASAHGSPHGSPHGGSATGPRFDTRFARHGSIEALLALPQIDGGPQLDQTLRFAASLRLATLSEKRILRSHATRHTLAARLAREPDYVAEMPEPVRDATTVTTWVALENFDDTIEQPKQFGFIEILAAKADDSRPVLMVATREPKAAAAGRAPMVAPAPGDPDGRYFVGSKPCETCHAGLFDEFQQTVMGRNIKSGKVTPQGKMECETCHGPGSAHVNGGGGREKGGIRSFRPTDSRGFDVAEANSVCLSCHEKGDQTYWQGSQHETRGLACVNCHTVMRKVSPRNQLKTVQVMDTCFQCHKDRKAQVQRSSHMPIRETKITCVNCHNPHGSATEKLLREATVNDTCYTCHADKRGPFLFEHPPVRENCLNCHEPHGSNHESLLIVARQRLCQQCHTNPHNQPGLPTSARWAVGNACQNCHNNIHGSNAPSGSRWHR